A portion of the Marinobacter alexandrii genome contains these proteins:
- the radC gene encoding DNA repair protein RadC, whose translation MKDNRLTIKSWAEEDRPREKLLLKGKSALSEAELIAILIGSGNKDQTAVELAQHILNQCENNLSSLARLSVKDLQKFKGIGGAKAISIVAALEVGRRRKEVEPSKRVKIKASKDAYNLLKGDLMDLNHEEFWLILLKRNNEVIKKEMISRGGVSGTVVDAKIIFKRALEETASGIILAHNHPSGNLKASTEDINLTNRLKQAGNSLDITVLDHLILTNEGFFSFADEGQL comes from the coding sequence ATGAAAGACAACCGTTTGACTATAAAGAGTTGGGCAGAAGAAGATAGACCTAGAGAAAAGCTACTACTTAAAGGCAAATCAGCTCTTTCTGAAGCAGAACTCATCGCTATTCTCATTGGATCTGGAAATAAAGACCAAACAGCTGTTGAACTCGCACAACATATTTTAAATCAGTGCGAGAACAATCTATCTTCCTTAGCTCGCTTATCTGTTAAAGATTTACAGAAATTTAAAGGAATAGGAGGAGCAAAAGCCATATCCATAGTTGCAGCGTTAGAAGTAGGAAGAAGAAGAAAAGAAGTAGAGCCCTCCAAGCGAGTCAAGATCAAAGCCTCCAAAGATGCCTATAACCTGCTTAAAGGAGATTTAATGGATCTCAATCACGAAGAGTTCTGGTTGATATTATTAAAGCGGAACAATGAAGTCATTAAAAAGGAAATGATAAGTCGTGGTGGTGTATCTGGAACGGTCGTAGATGCTAAAATTATTTTCAAACGCGCTCTAGAAGAGACCGCAAGCGGAATCATTCTAGCTCATAACCATCCAAGTGGAAACCTCAAAGCAAGTACAGAAGATATCAATTTAACAAATCGATTAAAACAAGCAGGAAATTCATTAGACATTACAGTATTAGACCATCTTATTCTTACAAATGAGGGGTTCTTTAGTTTCGCGGATGAAGGTCAATTATAA
- the acs gene encoding acetate--CoA ligase: MKDFTASHRISTLSEYTKTYDQSIENPEFFWSEIADSFLWRKRWDKIVEWDFKRPDIKWFINGKLNITENLLDRHLEDRGDEVAILWESNEPNEDCQSITYKELHRKVCQFSNAMIENGIDKGDRVIIYMPMVPEAAIAMLACARIGAIHSVVFAGFSSNALADRINDCGAKMVLTADGNYRGAKIIDVKSVVDEALEKCSCVQKMIVFQRTNAEVYMKAGRDIWWHDAIQGMSDQNEAEEMDSEDLLFILYTSGSTGKPKGVVHTCGGYMVYTYYSFLNVFQYKPGDIYWCTADVGWITGHSYIIYGPLLAGATTVMFEGVPTYPDAGRFWEVCDKHKVNQFYTAPTAIRSLQAHGLEPVLKHKLESLRVIGSVGEPINEEAWHWYHEQIGKGKSPLVDTWWQTETGGIMISALAGITPTKPAHASLPLPGIQPVIVDAEGNELEDKNVEGNLCIRFPWPSMLRTTYGDHERCFQTYFSAYENLYFTGDGAKRDHDGYLRILGRVDDVINVSGHRMGTAEVENAINEHPKVVESAVVGFPHDIKGQGIYAFVIAEEQGIEGEIRDTVNKVIGPIAKPDQIQLVSGLPKTRSGKIMRRILRKIASKDTANLGDTSTLLNPEVIGDIMKDVS, translated from the coding sequence ATGAAAGATTTCACGGCTAGTCACCGAATTTCTACACTGAGTGAATACACTAAAACGTATGATCAGAGCATTGAGAATCCAGAATTTTTTTGGTCAGAAATAGCTGATTCATTTCTCTGGAGAAAGAGATGGGACAAAATAGTGGAATGGGATTTTAAAAGACCAGATATAAAATGGTTCATCAATGGGAAATTAAATATTACGGAAAACTTATTAGACAGGCACTTAGAAGATAGAGGTGATGAAGTGGCTATATTATGGGAGTCTAACGAACCAAATGAGGATTGTCAATCAATTACTTATAAAGAGCTACACAGGAAGGTTTGTCAGTTTTCTAATGCAATGATTGAAAATGGTATTGATAAAGGAGACCGAGTAATTATTTATATGCCGATGGTCCCAGAAGCTGCTATCGCAATGCTGGCTTGTGCTAGAATAGGAGCAATTCATTCGGTTGTTTTTGCAGGGTTCTCCTCGAACGCTCTTGCTGATAGGATTAATGATTGTGGAGCTAAGATGGTATTGACAGCAGATGGAAACTACAGAGGGGCGAAAATAATAGATGTCAAGAGTGTTGTAGATGAAGCACTTGAAAAGTGTAGTTGTGTTCAGAAAATGATCGTTTTCCAGCGGACGAATGCTGAAGTGTATATGAAAGCTGGCCGTGATATTTGGTGGCATGATGCTATTCAAGGTATGTCTGATCAAAATGAAGCCGAGGAGATGGATTCGGAAGATTTGCTTTTCATTTTATATACTTCAGGATCTACCGGTAAGCCAAAGGGGGTGGTTCATACGTGTGGTGGATACATGGTTTACACCTATTATTCTTTCTTAAATGTATTTCAGTATAAGCCAGGAGATATTTATTGGTGTACTGCTGATGTAGGATGGATTACAGGACATTCCTACATTATATATGGTCCTTTGCTAGCAGGAGCTACGACTGTGATGTTTGAAGGAGTTCCTACATATCCGGATGCAGGGCGGTTTTGGGAAGTGTGTGATAAACATAAAGTGAATCAATTTTATACTGCACCTACAGCCATTAGGTCACTTCAAGCGCATGGATTAGAACCAGTTCTGAAACATAAACTGGAATCTTTGCGAGTGATTGGGTCAGTAGGAGAGCCAATAAATGAAGAAGCATGGCATTGGTATCACGAGCAAATTGGCAAAGGAAAGTCCCCTTTGGTGGATACTTGGTGGCAAACAGAAACTGGTGGTATTATGATTTCAGCTCTTGCGGGAATTACACCTACTAAGCCAGCTCATGCTTCATTACCATTGCCCGGAATCCAACCGGTAATTGTGGACGCAGAGGGGAATGAGTTAGAGGATAAGAATGTGGAAGGGAACCTATGCATAAGATTTCCTTGGCCATCGATGCTGAGAACGACTTATGGAGATCATGAACGGTGCTTTCAGACTTATTTTTCAGCGTATGAGAACCTTTATTTTACAGGAGATGGAGCGAAGAGAGATCATGATGGTTATTTAAGAATACTAGGGCGTGTGGATGACGTAATTAATGTTTCAGGTCACCGAATGGGTACGGCAGAAGTTGAAAATGCTATTAACGAACATCCAAAGGTTGTAGAATCTGCAGTAGTTGGTTTTCCTCATGATATAAAGGGGCAGGGGATTTATGCTTTTGTCATAGCGGAGGAGCAAGGAATTGAGGGAGAGATTCGAGATACCGTAAATAAGGTTATTGGGCCAATTGCCAAGCCAGATCAGATTCAGTTAGTTTCAGGGTTACCGAAGACTCGTTCGGGGAAAATCATGCGAAGAATCTTGAGAAAGATAGCAAGTAAGGATACTGCTAACCTTGGCGATACCTCAACTTTACTGAACCCTGAAGTTATAGGAGATATTATGAAAGATGTGAGCTAG
- a CDS encoding helix-turn-helix domain-containing protein, translated as MNLINFYYIFLLFGISQGLFLALAIPFSKNTNNPANKVLAIIILLATIMLAGRILYSALNDEWVIRLAGLVDTTLFLFGPLIYLYIIKLSKGNFIFSKSHYIPALLHLIYVGATFSFSLSELNQFYFNGPLRLIIASIEGLGLVSLCTYIVLSFFHLRKTTSSKLFFGSKNSLTTKRYLFRFLGIFSVLATIWLLSFTLSISGINLSFISYDIFWMITPVIFYIVGYFSLSSPEILRDSLKKSIANRKRLNPNEIQELRSKLKFLIEEEQVYLNSDLTLKDLSEQLNTSSNNLSWYLNHVHQKSFYDFINQTRINAFKEKIERKEHQKHTLLALAMDVGFNSKSTFNKAFKSLIGDTPSDYVKNHS; from the coding sequence ATGAATCTGATCAATTTCTACTACATCTTTCTCCTTTTTGGAATTAGTCAGGGTCTTTTTCTTGCACTTGCGATCCCTTTCTCTAAGAATACAAATAATCCAGCCAACAAAGTATTGGCAATAATTATTCTGCTTGCTACAATTATGCTTGCTGGTAGAATATTATATTCTGCACTCAATGATGAATGGGTGATCCGTCTTGCAGGATTGGTTGACACAACGCTTTTCCTTTTCGGCCCATTGATCTATCTCTACATCATTAAGCTTAGCAAGGGAAATTTCATATTTTCCAAATCTCATTACATTCCTGCTTTATTACATCTTATTTATGTGGGAGCTACATTTAGTTTTAGTTTATCCGAATTAAATCAATTCTATTTCAATGGCCCTTTGCGCCTGATCATTGCATCTATTGAGGGGCTTGGTCTTGTTTCACTATGCACTTATATAGTTCTTTCATTTTTTCATTTAAGAAAAACCACTTCATCCAAGCTTTTTTTTGGATCAAAAAATTCACTAACGACTAAACGATACCTATTCCGTTTTCTAGGAATATTTTCTGTATTGGCAACTATTTGGTTGTTAAGTTTTACTCTATCTATTTCAGGAATCAATTTATCTTTCATTAGTTACGACATCTTCTGGATGATTACCCCTGTCATCTTTTATATAGTTGGGTACTTTAGTTTAAGTAGTCCTGAAATTTTGAGGGACTCATTAAAAAAATCCATAGCAAACCGCAAACGGCTAAACCCAAACGAAATACAAGAACTAAGAAGTAAACTCAAATTCTTAATTGAAGAAGAACAGGTATACCTCAATTCAGACTTAACCCTAAAAGACCTCTCAGAACAATTAAACACATCTTCGAATAACCTGTCGTGGTACCTCAATCATGTCCATCAAAAGTCTTTTTATGATTTCATCAATCAAACTAGAATTAATGCTTTTAAAGAAAAAATTGAGAGGAAAGAGCATCAAAAGCACACATTGCTAGCACTGGCTATGGATGTCGGATTTAATTCAAAATCTACTTTTAATAAAGCATTTAAGTCGCTGATCGGCGATACGCCAAGCGATTATGTAAAGAACCATTCATAA
- a CDS encoding cell division protein ZapA — translation MAELSIKIRIGNREYPMRVKAEDEERIRRAGKLLNEKIKNYQNQFGIDDTQDLSAMVAFDCLVEKLKREESSEASDDFALGEISKLNQLITDSI, via the coding sequence ATGGCAGAACTATCCATAAAAATCAGAATTGGGAATCGGGAATATCCCATGAGAGTAAAGGCAGAGGACGAAGAGAGAATTAGAAGAGCCGGAAAATTATTAAACGAGAAAATAAAAAACTACCAAAACCAGTTCGGTATAGACGACACGCAGGATTTGTCGGCCATGGTAGCTTTTGATTGTCTTGTAGAGAAACTAAAACGAGAGGAATCATCAGAAGCATCTGATGATTTTGCACTTGGAGAGATTTCGAAACTAAACCAACTCATCACAGACTCTATCTGA
- a CDS encoding DUF1684 domain-containing protein, producing MRKIWILIIPVVFIIFFLTQSGGSSEEYVKEIDQYWEDKHNFYRTSQASPFVEKGVAYKEVQYFDPNPDYKIIGELERLSKRETLVLGNSDGTTTTYLKFANIHFKFKGQKHSLLLLKALGFGNQYLLAFGDGTSGVLTYGGGKYLDVSVGKSDQIELDFNKSYNPYCAYFDDFTCPLPPIENLLDIRIEAGEKYVE from the coding sequence ATGCGAAAAATCTGGATACTTATTATTCCTGTGGTGTTTATCATTTTCTTTCTAACTCAATCTGGTGGATCATCAGAAGAGTATGTCAAAGAAATAGACCAGTATTGGGAAGATAAGCACAACTTCTATAGAACTTCTCAGGCAAGCCCTTTCGTTGAAAAGGGAGTGGCGTATAAGGAGGTTCAGTACTTCGACCCAAACCCTGACTATAAAATAATAGGTGAGCTTGAGCGATTGAGTAAGCGAGAAACACTTGTACTGGGAAATAGTGATGGTACCACAACGACCTACCTAAAATTTGCAAATATTCATTTCAAGTTTAAAGGCCAAAAACATTCCTTGCTACTTCTGAAGGCTCTTGGGTTTGGCAATCAGTACCTTCTTGCTTTTGGGGATGGAACAAGTGGAGTACTTACGTATGGAGGTGGAAAATATCTGGATGTTTCAGTAGGTAAATCAGATCAAATTGAATTGGATTTCAATAAATCTTACAATCCCTATTGTGCCTACTTCGACGATTTCACGTGTCCACTACCACCGATTGAAAATCTATTAGATATTCGAATTGAAGCTGGTGAAAAATATGTAGAATAA
- a CDS encoding ribonucleoside-diphosphate reductase subunit alpha, whose translation MLVVKRDGRRESVKFDKITARIEKLCYSLNGDYVKPVEIAKKVIDGLYDGVSTIELDNLAAETAATMTTRHPDFAKLAARISISNLHKVTETSFSNTMKRMYEYINPKTGANAALLSTEVYGIIRTNAKKLDDAIDYGRDYNYDYFGYKTLERSYLMKLDGKIVERPQHMLMRVSVGIHGEDIDSAIQTYNLMSEKWFTHATPTLFNAGTPKPQLSSCFLLSMQDDSIDGIYDTLKQCAKISQSAGGIGLSIHNVRSTGAYIKGTNGTSNGIVPMLRNFDMTARYVDQGGGKRKGSFAIYLEPWHADIFDFLDLRKNHGKEEMRARDLFYALWIPDLFMKRVEDNGDWTIMSPDECPGLYEAYGDEFEALYEKYEREGKGRKTIKAQDLWFEILESQIETGTPYMLYKDAANKKSNQKNLGTIRSSNLCTEIMEYTSKDEVAVCNLASIALSRFVIDGKFDHQKLYDITKVVTRNLNKVIDVNYYPVPEARYSNMKHRPIGIGVQGLADTFLLLKMAFESEEAQKLNREIFETIYFSAMETSMEIAEVEGAYETFKGSPVSKGVFQFDMWGVTPDSGRWDWTDLKQKVKKNGVRNSLLLAPMPTASTSQILGNNECFEPYTSNLYLRRVLSGEFIVANKHLMSELIDLGLWDERMMNRIKAENGSIQNIAEIPDDIKERYKTVWEISQKAIIDMSADRGAYICQSQSLNIHLQDANFGKMTSMHFYAWKKGLKTGMYYLRTKAATDAIKFTVSKEKQEQPKEAVATVIQGQQQVATTQEQLDQQAAMQCSLDDPEGCEMCGS comes from the coding sequence ATGTTAGTAGTAAAAAGAGACGGAAGAAGAGAATCTGTAAAGTTTGACAAAATCACAGCTCGAATAGAGAAACTGTGCTATAGTTTAAACGGAGACTATGTAAAACCTGTAGAAATTGCTAAAAAAGTAATTGATGGATTGTATGATGGAGTTTCAACCATCGAATTAGACAATCTAGCAGCTGAAACAGCCGCTACGATGACCACACGTCATCCTGATTTCGCAAAGCTTGCTGCTCGTATTTCAATTTCAAATCTTCATAAGGTTACCGAAACTTCATTCTCAAATACCATGAAGAGAATGTATGAGTATATCAATCCCAAAACAGGTGCGAATGCTGCTCTTTTGTCTACTGAGGTATACGGCATCATACGAACAAACGCTAAAAAGTTAGATGATGCAATAGATTATGGCAGGGATTATAATTACGATTACTTCGGCTATAAAACATTAGAGCGATCATATCTAATGAAGCTTGATGGGAAAATCGTAGAACGACCTCAACACATGCTCATGAGAGTTTCTGTGGGTATCCATGGAGAAGATATTGATTCTGCCATTCAGACTTATAATTTAATGTCTGAAAAGTGGTTTACTCATGCTACCCCTACTCTATTTAATGCAGGAACACCAAAACCTCAACTGTCCTCTTGCTTCCTTCTTTCGATGCAGGATGATAGCATTGATGGTATTTATGATACACTTAAGCAGTGTGCTAAGATTTCACAATCTGCTGGCGGTATCGGACTTAGCATTCATAATGTAAGATCAACAGGTGCTTACATTAAAGGAACAAACGGTACTTCTAACGGAATTGTGCCGATGTTGCGAAACTTTGACATGACCGCACGATACGTAGATCAAGGTGGTGGAAAAAGAAAAGGAAGCTTTGCTATCTATCTAGAACCATGGCATGCAGACATTTTCGATTTCCTTGATTTAAGGAAAAATCACGGTAAAGAAGAGATGAGAGCCAGAGACCTTTTCTATGCTCTTTGGATTCCTGATCTTTTCATGAAACGAGTAGAAGATAATGGTGATTGGACAATCATGTCACCAGACGAATGCCCAGGACTTTATGAAGCTTATGGAGATGAGTTTGAAGCACTCTATGAAAAGTATGAGCGTGAAGGAAAAGGAAGAAAAACGATAAAAGCACAAGATTTATGGTTTGAAATTCTTGAATCTCAAATTGAGACCGGCACCCCTTATATGTTGTATAAAGATGCAGCAAACAAAAAGTCCAATCAGAAAAACTTAGGTACAATACGATCAAGTAATCTTTGTACTGAGATCATGGAGTATACTTCAAAAGATGAAGTTGCTGTATGTAACCTGGCTTCTATTGCTCTTTCGAGATTCGTAATCGACGGAAAATTCGATCATCAGAAACTGTATGATATCACTAAAGTGGTAACACGTAACCTCAACAAGGTTATCGATGTGAACTATTATCCTGTACCTGAAGCAAGATATTCTAATATGAAGCACCGACCAATTGGCATTGGTGTACAAGGTCTTGCAGATACTTTCTTGCTACTTAAGATGGCATTTGAGTCTGAAGAAGCTCAGAAATTGAATAGAGAAATTTTTGAGACTATCTATTTCTCAGCGATGGAAACATCTATGGAAATAGCAGAAGTAGAAGGAGCATATGAAACTTTCAAAGGTTCTCCAGTATCTAAAGGAGTATTCCAATTTGATATGTGGGGTGTTACGCCTGATTCTGGAAGATGGGATTGGACAGACCTAAAACAAAAAGTAAAGAAAAATGGCGTAAGAAACTCACTACTTCTTGCACCAATGCCTACCGCATCTACTTCACAGATTCTTGGAAACAACGAGTGCTTTGAGCCTTATACTTCTAATCTATATCTAAGAAGAGTGCTTTCAGGTGAATTCATTGTGGCTAATAAACATCTAATGAGTGAGCTTATTGATCTTGGCTTATGGGATGAGCGAATGATGAATCGCATCAAAGCTGAGAATGGATCTATTCAGAATATCGCTGAGATTCCAGATGATATCAAAGAGAGATATAAAACAGTATGGGAGATTTCTCAGAAAGCCATCATTGATATGTCTGCCGATAGAGGAGCATATATCTGTCAAAGCCAGAGCTTGAACATTCATCTGCAAGATGCGAACTTCGGTAAAATGACTTCTATGCACTTCTATGCTTGGAAGAAGGGCTTGAAAACAGGCATGTATTACCTGAGAACTAAAGCAGCTACAGATGCAATCAAGTTTACGGTTTCAAAAGAAAAACAAGAACAGCCAAAGGAGGCGGTAGCGACCGTAATACAAGGACAACAACAGGTCGCAACAACTCAGGAACAACTTGATCAACAAGCAGCAATGCAATGTTCATTAGATGATCCGGAAGGATGCGAGATGTGCGGCTCTTAA
- a CDS encoding ribonucleoside-diphosphate reductase small subunit — protein MSEVAARVEEPILKENKDRFVLFPIQHNDIWEFYKKAEASFWTAEEIDLSQDLKDWSDTMNDEEKHFIKHVLAFFAASDGIVNENLAENFVSEVQYTEAKFFYGFQIAVENIHSETYSLLIDTYVKDTKEKDYLFNAIETMDCVKKKANWALRWIDEGSFAERLVAFAAVEGIFFSGSFCSIFWLKKRGLMPGLSFSNELISRDEGLHCDFACLLYNSHIKNQLPTETVQEIIKDAVNIEKEFVTDALPVKLIGMNSDLMCQYIEFVADRLLNELGCEKVYNSTNPFDFMEMISLQGKTNFFEKRVGEYQKAGVMDGDSGKSKFSLDEDF, from the coding sequence ATGAGCGAAGTAGCAGCACGTGTTGAAGAACCCATCCTTAAGGAGAACAAAGATCGATTTGTTCTTTTCCCGATACAGCATAATGATATCTGGGAGTTCTATAAGAAAGCTGAAGCAAGTTTTTGGACTGCAGAAGAGATCGATCTCAGTCAAGACCTGAAAGATTGGAGCGATACAATGAATGATGAAGAAAAACATTTCATCAAACATGTACTTGCTTTTTTTGCTGCAAGTGATGGGATTGTTAATGAAAATCTTGCTGAAAATTTTGTTTCCGAAGTTCAGTATACTGAAGCTAAATTTTTCTACGGATTCCAGATCGCAGTAGAAAATATTCATTCAGAAACTTACTCCTTATTAATAGATACCTATGTAAAAGACACGAAGGAGAAAGACTACTTATTCAACGCAATCGAAACAATGGATTGTGTAAAGAAAAAAGCCAACTGGGCATTACGCTGGATTGATGAAGGATCTTTTGCAGAAAGATTAGTTGCTTTTGCCGCTGTAGAAGGTATTTTCTTTTCTGGAAGTTTTTGTAGCATTTTCTGGTTAAAGAAAAGAGGCCTAATGCCAGGCTTATCCTTCTCTAATGAGCTTATTTCTAGAGATGAAGGACTTCATTGTGATTTTGCCTGTTTACTATATAACAGTCACATTAAAAATCAGCTACCCACAGAGACCGTTCAAGAAATTATAAAAGATGCAGTAAACATCGAAAAAGAATTTGTTACAGATGCACTTCCTGTAAAATTAATAGGCATGAACTCTGACCTGATGTGCCAGTACATAGAGTTTGTTGCAGATAGATTATTAAATGAACTAGGATGTGAGAAAGTATATAACTCAACCAACCCCTTTGATTTTATGGAGATGATTTCCCTACAAGGAAAAACAAATTTCTTTGAGAAACGAGTTGGAGAATATCAGAAAGCCGGAGTAATGGATGGGGATAGTGGAAAATCCAAATTCTCATTAGATGAAGACTTTTAA
- the rpsT gene encoding 30S ribosomal protein S20: protein MANHKSALKRIRSNESKRLRNRYQHKTTRTFIKRLKETTDKKAGEELLTQVISMVDRLSKKNIIHKNKAGHLKSQLTKHVAGL from the coding sequence ATGGCAAACCATAAATCAGCACTTAAAAGAATCAGAAGTAACGAATCGAAAAGACTGAGAAATAGATATCAGCATAAAACGACCCGTACGTTCATAAAAAGACTTAAAGAAACAACTGACAAAAAAGCTGGTGAAGAGCTTTTGACTCAAGTAATTTCTATGGTAGATAGATTATCTAAGAAAAACATCATCCACAAAAACAAAGCAGGTCATCTTAAGTCACAGTTGACTAAGCATGTAGCCGGTCTTTAG
- the pheT gene encoding phenylalanine--tRNA ligase subunit beta: MKISYNWLKEFIDFKESPEQLGDILTQTGLEVEGIEKVEKIPGGLEGIVVGEVLECAQHPNADKLKVTKVDIGTAEPSDIVCGAPNVSSGQKVLVATINSTIHPTQGDSFKIKKAKIRGEVSEGMICAEDEVGLGTSHDGIMILDTDKPNGTPAIELFETGEDHIFEIGLTPNRGDATSHMGAARDLKAHFQKELRVPKPNSFDIKPDRPIEVKVENSERCPRFSGITIRGLQVKDSPGWLQWKLRSLGLEPINNIVDITNYVLHAIGQPMHAYDASLIKRDKIIVKTLKEKTPFTTLEGKERKLTNEDLMVCNGEEEGMCMAGVLGGLKSGVTESTTDIFLESAYWEADGIRSTAQRHTISTDASFRYERGADPEMTIPAIELATSLILEIAGGYVASDIVDIYPNPILEKEIEITFQNFHWLIGKELDHNLIIETLNWLDIRTESISKSSFRAIVPAYRSDVTRPADLVEEVLRIYGFNEVELDEEFSADYLAEFNEFEPYRVQEDISRFLSGRGYSEILTNSLTNPKYHEKFPLGGEPVKMLNPSSEELMIMKTSPVYTALESVAYNINRRNPNLKFFEFGRSYKKENAKYVEDEWLSFYLTGNTTEENWLDQSRKSSFHDLSTSVMGMLKYAGIRKTEIIPSEKDSLYEYGVVIKKEGRMLGILGKLKKELLSIYGIKQEVFHSQLSWNSILKLYKSDIAYEPIPKYPEVKRDLSLVLDKKISYSDIQQLAFKQEKKLLNRMDLFSIYEGDKIEKGKKAYAISFFLQDKFKTLTDKQIDKSMNSLMNLYEKEFGAVIRK, encoded by the coding sequence ATGAAGATTTCGTACAATTGGCTTAAAGAATTCATCGATTTCAAAGAAAGCCCAGAACAACTTGGAGATATTCTTACCCAAACAGGGTTAGAAGTTGAGGGTATTGAAAAAGTAGAGAAAATTCCCGGAGGACTTGAAGGAATTGTGGTAGGCGAAGTATTAGAATGCGCGCAACATCCCAATGCAGACAAACTCAAGGTAACCAAAGTTGATATTGGAACAGCAGAACCTTCTGATATTGTTTGCGGAGCTCCTAATGTGTCTAGTGGACAAAAAGTTTTAGTCGCAACAATTAATTCCACCATCCATCCGACTCAAGGCGACTCTTTCAAAATCAAGAAAGCTAAAATTAGAGGTGAAGTCTCCGAAGGAATGATCTGTGCAGAAGATGAAGTAGGTCTTGGCACAAGCCATGACGGCATTATGATTCTAGATACAGACAAACCGAACGGAACTCCCGCTATTGAACTTTTTGAGACCGGAGAAGATCATATTTTCGAAATTGGACTTACACCTAATCGTGGAGATGCGACTTCACATATGGGAGCTGCTCGCGATTTAAAAGCCCACTTTCAAAAAGAACTTAGGGTGCCTAAGCCAAACTCATTTGATATTAAGCCAGATAGACCTATCGAGGTGAAAGTGGAAAATAGCGAAAGGTGTCCTAGATTTTCTGGTATTACCATCAGAGGATTACAAGTCAAAGACTCTCCTGGTTGGCTACAGTGGAAGCTGAGATCTCTTGGTCTTGAACCAATCAATAACATAGTTGATATTACCAACTATGTTCTACATGCTATTGGTCAACCCATGCATGCATATGACGCTTCTCTTATAAAAAGAGATAAAATAATCGTCAAAACCCTCAAGGAGAAAACGCCATTCACAACACTTGAAGGTAAAGAAAGGAAGCTCACCAATGAAGACTTAATGGTTTGCAATGGCGAGGAAGAAGGCATGTGTATGGCTGGTGTTTTAGGTGGCTTAAAATCTGGAGTAACTGAAAGTACAACGGACATTTTTCTGGAAAGCGCTTACTGGGAAGCTGACGGAATCAGGTCTACAGCTCAAAGGCATACAATTTCTACTGATGCTTCCTTTAGATATGAAAGAGGCGCTGATCCAGAAATGACAATTCCAGCAATTGAGCTGGCTACTTCGCTAATTCTTGAAATAGCTGGAGGATATGTAGCCTCTGATATTGTAGACATCTATCCAAATCCCATTTTAGAAAAAGAAATTGAGATTACTTTTCAAAACTTTCATTGGTTGATTGGGAAGGAATTAGATCATAATCTGATCATAGAAACTCTGAACTGGTTGGATATCAGAACAGAAAGTATTTCTAAGTCGAGCTTCAGGGCAATAGTACCAGCTTACAGAAGTGATGTTACTCGTCCTGCCGATTTAGTAGAAGAGGTTCTTAGAATTTACGGATTCAATGAAGTGGAGCTGGATGAAGAGTTTTCAGCAGATTATTTGGCTGAATTCAATGAATTTGAACCTTACAGAGTTCAAGAAGACATCTCCCGTTTTCTCTCTGGTCGTGGTTACTCGGAGATTCTTACGAACTCTTTGACCAACCCTAAGTATCATGAAAAATTTCCACTTGGTGGCGAGCCAGTGAAGATGCTCAATCCTTCTAGCGAAGAGTTAATGATCATGAAGACCTCTCCTGTTTATACAGCATTAGAGTCTGTCGCCTATAATATCAACCGTAGAAATCCGAATTTGAAATTTTTCGAGTTTGGACGGTCCTACAAAAAAGAAAATGCTAAATACGTAGAAGACGAATGGTTGTCATTCTATCTTACTGGTAATACTACTGAAGAGAATTGGTTAGATCAATCTCGTAAAAGTTCATTTCACGATTTAAGCACTTCAGTTATGGGGATGTTAAAATATGCTGGAATCCGGAAAACAGAGATTATACCTTCAGAAAAAGACTCACTTTATGAATACGGTGTGGTAATTAAGAAAGAAGGAAGAATGCTTGGGATTCTTGGTAAGCTAAAAAAAGAATTACTTTCAATCTACGGAATCAAACAAGAAGTCTTTCACTCTCAATTAAGTTGGAATTCTATCTTAAAACTCTATAAGTCTGATATCGCATACGAACCAATTCCGAAATACCCAGAAGTAAAAAGAGATCTTTCGTTAGTATTAGATAAAAAAATCTCATATTCGGATATTCAACAACTTGCTTTTAAACAAGAAAAGAAATTATTGAACAGAATGGACCTTTTCAGTATCTATGAGGGCGATAAAATAGAAAAAGGAAAAAAAGCTTACGCAATTAGTTTTTTTCTTCAAGATAAATTCAAAACTTTAACAGATAAACAGATCGATAAAAGTATGAACAGTCTGATGAACTTGTATGAAAAAGAGTTCGGAGCGGTTATACGAAAATAA